A portion of the Bacteroides faecium genome contains these proteins:
- a CDS encoding IMPACT family protein, giving the protein MTAEDTYKTITEPSEGIYTEKRSKFIAIALPVRTIDEIKVHLETYQKKYYDARHVCYAYMLGAARKDFRANDNGEPSGTAGKPILGQINSNELTDILIIVVRYFGGIKLGTSGLIVAYKAAAAEAIAAATIIEKTVDDDVTVMFEYPFMNDIMRIVKEEEPEILNQSYDMDCSMTLRIRRSMMPKLRARLEKVETARILDDEEN; this is encoded by the coding sequence ATGACTGCTGAAGATACTTATAAAACCATCACAGAACCTTCCGAAGGTATTTATACAGAAAAGCGAAGCAAGTTCATTGCTATTGCCCTTCCTGTGCGTACTATCGACGAGATAAAGGTACATCTTGAAACGTATCAGAAGAAGTATTATGATGCCCGGCATGTATGTTATGCTTATATGTTGGGGGCGGCGCGCAAGGATTTTCGTGCCAATGACAACGGAGAACCTTCCGGCACGGCAGGTAAGCCTATTCTCGGACAGATTAATTCCAATGAACTGACGGATATTCTGATTATCGTAGTTCGTTATTTCGGTGGAATCAAGTTAGGAACCAGCGGATTGATTGTAGCTTATAAAGCTGCTGCTGCCGAAGCTATCGCTGCCGCTACGATTATAGAGAAAACGGTAGATGATGATGTGACAGTCATGTTCGAATATCCTTTTATGAATGACATCATGCGCATTGTGAAGGAAGAAGAACCGGAGATTCTCAATCAGTCGTATGACATGGATTGCAGCATGACACTGCGGATTCGCCGTTCGATGATGCCGAAACTGCGTGCACGACTGGAAAAAGTGGAGACGGCACGAATCCTGGATGATGAAGAGAATTAA
- a CDS encoding C39 family peptidase — MRKKYYILFILLSGFFAWNGTQLRAQETQKTQETLKTQETLKLAPNNIPVPWYSQKITGCPYSHCSLASSLMVFDYFKGMTTDKQRSAQDAEKKLVEYQRNYFLKKHAPFRRRTSIGQGGYYSFEIDSLARYYENMISAEHFQKKDYRILKDYIDRGIPVLVNVRYTGAVRGLRPGPRGHWMVLRGIDDKHVWVNDPGRSPEMRNKGENICYPIKKQPGNPSYFDGCWTGRFIVVTPKEWIRNSLFAQVGKLPPLEEVTYVVPPFVSSVELPRVISQ; from the coding sequence ATGAGAAAGAAATACTACATACTTTTTATCCTGCTTTCGGGCTTCTTTGCATGGAATGGTACTCAGCTTCGTGCACAGGAGACGCAGAAAACTCAGGAGACTCTGAAGACTCAAGAGACGCTGAAGTTAGCTCCCAATAATATTCCTGTTCCCTGGTATTCGCAGAAGATCACGGGATGTCCTTATTCGCATTGTTCCCTGGCTTCATCCTTAATGGTATTCGACTATTTTAAGGGAATGACTACCGACAAGCAACGGTCTGCTCAAGATGCGGAAAAGAAACTGGTGGAATATCAACGGAATTACTTCCTGAAAAAGCATGCTCCTTTCCGTCGTCGTACTTCGATAGGGCAGGGTGGTTATTATTCTTTCGAGATAGATTCACTGGCCCGTTATTACGAGAATATGATAAGTGCCGAGCATTTTCAAAAGAAAGATTATCGGATATTGAAAGATTATATTGACCGTGGTATCCCTGTTCTGGTGAATGTGAGATATACAGGAGCAGTTCGTGGCTTACGTCCCGGACCGAGGGGGCATTGGATGGTACTTCGCGGCATTGATGATAAACATGTGTGGGTGAATGATCCTGGTCGTTCGCCGGAGATGCGGAACAAAGGAGAAAATATCTGTTATCCCATAAAGAAACAACCGGGTAATCCCTCTTATTTTGACGGTTGCTGGACAGGGCGATTTATCGTGGTCACTCCCAAGGAATGGATACGCAATTCGCTCTTTGCTCAAGTGGGAAAATTGCCGCCATTGGAAGAGGTGACTTATGTCGTTCCCCCTTTTGTTTCGTCTGTAGAGCTGCCACGGGTTATCAGTCAGTAG
- a CDS encoding HpaII family restriction endonuclease, with protein sequence MAFEATKKEWCELYTFFRLLADGKAVLGTAEAKAGEVSWPVAMIQREEHDGTRRYYIEEETIRIEGETGVKSMPREDFSIVAGLILQAVKSSSENDVTSPDGVEEFLDEAGIFDLEAKTEDRTDFSVAFWHPEAPLRGFNVRSRLSAMNPLLDGGRAANLKLEQSGIKFATPTVNKINALPESPNEVAERMMMIERLGGVLKYSDVADRVFRSNLLMIDLHFPRVLTEMVRIMHLDGISRISELTEIIKQMNPLKIKDELINKHKFYEFKMKQFLMALALGMRPAKIYNGQDSAVEGMLLVDGNGNILCYHKSEKQVMEDFLFLNTRLEKGALEKDKYGFLERENGVYYFKLNAKIGLVKR encoded by the coding sequence ATGGCATTTGAAGCAACTAAAAAAGAATGGTGTGAACTTTATACATTCTTCCGCCTGTTGGCAGACGGGAAAGCGGTATTAGGTACGGCAGAGGCGAAAGCGGGAGAAGTGTCCTGGCCTGTTGCAATGATTCAACGGGAAGAACATGACGGAACACGTCGATATTATATTGAAGAAGAAACAATTCGTATCGAAGGAGAAACAGGCGTTAAATCCATGCCTCGTGAAGATTTCAGTATTGTTGCCGGACTGATATTGCAGGCCGTTAAATCTTCTTCGGAGAATGACGTTACCTCACCGGACGGAGTGGAAGAGTTTTTGGACGAAGCAGGTATCTTCGATTTGGAAGCAAAGACGGAAGACCGTACAGATTTCTCTGTCGCCTTTTGGCATCCGGAAGCTCCGTTGAGGGGATTTAATGTCCGTTCCCGATTGAGTGCAATGAACCCGTTATTGGATGGTGGACGTGCCGCGAATCTTAAATTGGAACAGAGTGGAATTAAATTTGCTACTCCGACAGTCAACAAGATTAATGCTTTGCCGGAATCTCCTAATGAGGTAGCCGAGCGAATGATGATGATTGAACGTTTGGGTGGTGTACTCAAATATTCGGATGTGGCCGACCGTGTATTTCGTAGCAATCTGTTGATGATTGACTTGCATTTCCCGCGCGTATTGACGGAAATGGTGCGCATCATGCATTTGGATGGTATATCCCGTATCAGTGAACTAACGGAGATTATCAAACAGATGAACCCATTGAAGATTAAAGACGAACTGATAAATAAGCATAAGTTCTATGAATTTAAGATGAAGCAGTTCTTGATGGCACTAGCATTGGGTATGCGTCCTGCGAAAATCTATAATGGACAGGATTCAGCAGTAGAAGGTATGCTGTTGGTGGATGGAAACGGCAATATACTCTGTTATCATAAATCGGAGAAACAGGTGATGGAAGACTTCTTGTTCCTGAATACTCGTTTGGAGAAAGGCGCTTTGGAGAAGGACAAATACGGATTTCTGGAAAGGGAGAACGGAGTGTATTACTTCAAATTGAATGCGAAGATTGGTCTGGTTAAGAGATAG
- a CDS encoding nitroreductase family protein has protein sequence MKTNEILENIKARRSVRAYTSQQVSEEDLQAVLEAATYAPSGMHLETCHFTAIQNTDKLSELNERIKGAFAKSDDTRLQERGHSKTYCCYYHAPTLVIVSNEPTQWWAGMDCACAIENMFLAAQSLGIGSCWINQLGTTCDDPGVREFITSLGVPENHKVYGCVALGYADPKTPMKEKKVKAGTVTIVK, from the coding sequence ATGAAAACAAATGAGATTTTAGAAAACATCAAGGCACGTCGTAGTGTACGGGCTTATACAAGTCAGCAAGTTTCAGAAGAGGATTTGCAGGCGGTTCTGGAAGCGGCAACTTATGCTCCGAGTGGAATGCATTTGGAAACCTGTCATTTCACGGCTATTCAGAATACCGACAAATTGTCGGAACTGAACGAACGCATTAAGGGAGCTTTCGCAAAAAGCGATGATACTCGTTTGCAGGAACGCGGTCATAGCAAGACTTATTGCTGCTATTATCATGCTCCGACTTTAGTCATTGTCTCTAATGAGCCTACCCAATGGTGGGCAGGGATGGACTGTGCCTGTGCGATAGAGAATATGTTTCTTGCCGCCCAGTCTTTGGGAATCGGTTCTTGTTGGATTAACCAACTCGGGACGACTTGCGATGACCCCGGAGTGCGTGAGTTTATTACTTCACTGGGAGTTCCCGAAAATCATAAGGTATATGGCTGTGTAGCACTGGGATATGCTGACCCCAAAACTCCGATGAAAGAGAAGAAAGTGAAAGCGGGTACGGTGACGATTGTCAAATAG
- the gcvP gene encoding aminomethyl-transferring glycine dehydrogenase — MKTDLLASRHIGINEQDTTVMLRKIGVASLDELIDKTIPANIRLKEPLALASPLTEYEFGKHIAALASKNKLYTTYIGLGWYNTITPSVIQRNVFENPVWYTSYTPYQAEVSQGRLEALMNFQTAVCDLTAMPLANCSLLDEGTAAAEAVSMMYALRSRAQQKSGANVVFVDENVFPQTLAVMTTRAVPQGIELRVGKYKDFEPSPEVFACILQYPNSNGSVEDYAAFTEKAHAADCKVAVAADILSLALLTPPGEWGADIVFGTTQRLGTPMFYGGPSAAYFATRDEYKRNMPGRIIGWSKDKYGKLCYRMALQTREQHIKREKATSNICTAQALLATMAGFYAVYHGQEGISTIASRIHSITVFLDKQLKKFGYNQVNAQYFDTLRFELPEHVSAQQIRTIALSKEANLRYYENGNVGFSIDETTDIAAANVLLSIFAIAAGKDYQKVEDIPEKSNIDKVLKRTSPFLTHEVFSKYHTETEMMRYIKRLDRKDISLAQSMISLGSCTMKLNAASEILPLSCSEFMGMHPLVPEDQAEGYRELIKNLSEDLKIITGFAGVSLQPNSGAAGEYTGLRVIRAYLESIGQGHRNKVLIPASAHGTNPASAIQAGFTTVTCACDELGNVDMDDLRAKAEENKDELAALMITYPSTHGIFETEIKEICEIIHACGAQVYMDGANMNAQVGLTNPGFIGADVCHLNLHKTFASPHGGGGPGVGPICVVEHLVPFLPGHGIFGNAQNQVSSAPFGSAGILPITYGYIRMMGTEGLTQATKIAILNANYLAACLKDTYGVVYCGANGFVGHEMILECRKVHEETGISENDIAKRLMDYGYHAPTLSFPVHGTLMIEPTESESLAELDNFVDVMLNIWKEIQEVKNGEADKNDNVLINAPHPEYEVVNDLWEHSYTREKAAYPIESVRDNKFWINVARVDNTLGDRKLLPTRYGTFD; from the coding sequence ATGAAAACCGATTTGTTAGCTAGCCGTCACATCGGCATCAATGAACAAGACACAACCGTGATGCTCCGCAAAATTGGAGTAGCATCGCTGGATGAACTTATTGATAAAACAATTCCTGCCAATATCCGGCTAAAAGAGCCGTTAGCATTGGCCAGTCCGTTGACGGAATACGAATTTGGAAAACACATTGCCGCATTGGCAAGCAAAAACAAACTGTATACCACATATATCGGACTAGGTTGGTACAATACAATCACGCCTTCTGTTATCCAACGGAATGTATTCGAGAATCCGGTGTGGTACACTTCTTACACTCCTTATCAGGCAGAAGTGTCGCAAGGACGCCTGGAAGCATTGATGAATTTCCAGACAGCCGTGTGTGACCTTACTGCCATGCCGCTTGCCAACTGTTCATTGCTGGACGAGGGAACTGCTGCTGCCGAAGCTGTCAGCATGATGTACGCCCTGCGTTCCCGCGCCCAACAGAAATCGGGTGCAAACGTTGTCTTTGTTGATGAAAATGTCTTCCCGCAAACACTGGCTGTCATGACCACACGTGCTGTACCGCAAGGTATCGAACTGCGCGTAGGTAAATATAAGGATTTCGAGCCTTCACCGGAAGTATTCGCCTGCATACTGCAATATCCAAATTCCAATGGAAGTGTAGAAGACTATGCTGCATTTACAGAAAAAGCACATGCGGCTGATTGCAAAGTAGCTGTTGCCGCTGATATTCTAAGTCTCGCCCTGCTGACTCCGCCGGGAGAATGGGGAGCGGATATCGTATTCGGAACAACTCAACGCCTGGGCACACCGATGTTCTATGGTGGCCCGTCCGCCGCTTACTTCGCCACACGAGATGAATACAAACGGAATATGCCGGGACGTATCATCGGATGGTCAAAAGATAAATACGGCAAACTCTGTTACCGAATGGCTTTGCAGACACGTGAACAGCATATCAAGCGCGAAAAAGCGACATCGAATATCTGTACGGCTCAAGCTCTGCTGGCCACAATGGCAGGTTTCTATGCCGTCTACCACGGACAGGAAGGTATTTCAACCATTGCTTCGCGCATCCATAGCATCACCGTATTCCTCGACAAGCAGTTGAAGAAATTCGGATATAACCAAGTAAACGCACAATATTTCGATACATTGCGTTTCGAACTGCCCGAACACGTTTCAGCACAGCAGATTCGTACGATTGCACTTAGCAAAGAGGCAAATCTACGTTATTACGAGAATGGGAATGTAGGTTTCAGCATTGACGAAACTACGGATATCGCAGCCGCTAATGTGTTGCTTTCCATCTTTGCCATTGCTGCCGGAAAGGACTATCAGAAGGTAGAGGATATTCCCGAAAAAAGCAATATCGACAAGGTGTTGAAGCGTACGTCTCCTTTCCTTACTCACGAAGTATTCAGTAAGTATCATACGGAAACGGAAATGATGCGCTATATCAAGCGCTTGGACCGCAAGGATATTTCACTGGCTCAGTCTATGATTTCTCTCGGCTCATGTACGATGAAATTGAACGCTGCTTCGGAGATACTGCCTTTAAGTTGTTCAGAGTTCATGGGTATGCACCCGTTGGTTCCTGAAGACCAGGCAGAAGGATACCGTGAATTGATAAAGAATCTGAGTGAGGATTTGAAGATTATCACCGGTTTTGCGGGAGTCAGTTTACAGCCGAATTCGGGTGCTGCCGGAGAATATACAGGCCTTCGCGTGATTCGTGCTTACCTTGAGAGTATCGGCCAGGGGCATCGGAACAAAGTTTTGATTCCGGCATCGGCTCACGGGACGAATCCCGCATCAGCTATCCAGGCAGGATTTACGACCGTCACTTGTGCCTGCGACGAGTTAGGAAATGTAGACATGGACGACTTGCGTGCCAAAGCCGAAGAAAATAAGGATGAATTAGCCGCATTAATGATTACCTATCCTTCCACTCACGGCATCTTTGAAACGGAGATAAAGGAGATTTGTGAAATTATTCATGCCTGTGGCGCACAAGTATATATGGACGGTGCCAATATGAATGCACAAGTAGGATTGACCAATCCGGGATTCATCGGCGCAGATGTCTGCCATCTGAATCTTCACAAGACCTTCGCTTCCCCTCACGGTGGCGGTGGCCCGGGAGTAGGACCTATCTGTGTGGTGGAGCACTTGGTGCCTTTCCTGCCCGGACATGGTATCTTCGGCAATGCACAGAATCAGGTTTCTTCCGCCCCGTTCGGTAGTGCAGGTATTCTGCCTATCACATATGGATATATCCGCATGATGGGTACGGAAGGTTTGACACAGGCAACTAAAATTGCCATTCTGAATGCCAATTACCTGGCTGCTTGCCTGAAAGACACTTATGGCGTCGTCTATTGCGGAGCAAATGGTTTTGTTGGACACGAAATGATTTTGGAATGTCGCAAAGTACACGAAGAAACAGGTATTTCGGAGAATGATATCGCAAAGCGTCTGATGGACTACGGCTATCATGCTCCTACCCTATCCTTCCCTGTTCACGGTACATTGATGATTGAACCGACGGAGAGCGAAAGCCTTGCCGAACTGGATAACTTTGTAGATGTCATGCTGAATATCTGGAAAGAAATCCAGGAAGTGAAGAATGGTGAAGCGGACAAGAATGACAATGTATTGATTAATGCTCCGCATCCCGAATATGAAGTGGTCAATGACCTTTGGGAACATTCATACACACGCGAGAAAGCTGCTTATCCGATAGAGAGTGTACGTGACAATAAATTCTGGATAAACGTGGCACGCGTAGATAATACGTTAGGGGACCGAAAACTGTTGCCGACCCGTTACGGGACATTCGATTGA
- a CDS encoding MBL fold metallo-hydrolase, with amino-acid sequence MKIKRFEFNMFPVNCYVLWDETKEAVVIDPGCFYEEEKQALKKFILTNGLTVKHLLNTHLHLDHIFGNPFMLKEFGLSAEANKADEYWIDEAPKQSRMFGFQLQEAPVPLGKYLHDGDIITFGHTQLEAIHVPGHSPGSLVYYCKEDNCMFSGDVLFQGSIGRADLTGGNFDELIEHICSRLFVLPNETVVYPGHGAPTTIGMEKAENPFFR; translated from the coding sequence ATGAAAATAAAAAGGTTTGAATTTAATATGTTTCCCGTAAATTGCTACGTATTATGGGACGAAACAAAAGAAGCAGTCGTCATTGATCCGGGCTGTTTCTATGAAGAAGAAAAACAAGCACTGAAGAAGTTCATTCTCACGAACGGACTGACCGTGAAGCATCTTCTGAATACTCACTTACATTTGGATCATATCTTCGGAAATCCGTTCATGCTGAAAGAATTCGGTTTGTCGGCAGAAGCCAACAAAGCGGATGAATACTGGATTGACGAAGCACCGAAACAAAGCCGGATGTTTGGTTTCCAGTTGCAGGAAGCACCTGTCCCATTGGGGAAATATCTGCATGACGGTGATATCATCACCTTCGGGCACACCCAACTGGAAGCAATCCATGTACCCGGACACTCGCCCGGAAGCTTGGTGTATTATTGCAAAGAAGACAACTGCATGTTCTCCGGCGATGTTCTCTTCCAAGGCAGTATCGGTCGCGCCGACCTTACAGGTGGCAACTTCGACGAACTGATAGAGCATATTTGCAGCCGTCTTTTCGTCCTTCCTAACGAGACAGTCGTTTATCCGGGGCATGGTGCACCCACGACCATCGGAATGGAAAAAGCAGAGAATCCATTTTTCAGATAA
- the rsmG gene encoding 16S rRNA (guanine(527)-N(7))-methyltransferase RsmG — MEIIQKYFPELTEEQRKQFAALYDLYIDWNSKINVISRKDIENLYEHHVLHSLGIAKVIQFRPGTSVMDLGTGGGFPGIPLAILFPETKFHLVDSIGKKVRVATEVTNAIGLKNVTFRHARAEEEKRTFDFVVSRAVMPLTDLIKIIKKNISSKQQNALPNGLICLKGGELEHETMPFKHKTMIHSLSDNFEEEFFETKKVVYVPI, encoded by the coding sequence GTGGAAATCATACAGAAATACTTCCCTGAACTGACAGAAGAGCAACGCAAACAATTTGCTGCTCTATATGACCTCTATATCGACTGGAATTCGAAAATCAACGTTATTTCACGCAAGGACATCGAAAATTTGTATGAGCACCATGTGCTCCATTCGTTAGGCATTGCCAAAGTCATCCAGTTCCGTCCCGGAACCAGCGTCATGGACTTGGGTACAGGCGGCGGTTTCCCCGGTATTCCCTTGGCAATATTATTTCCCGAAACGAAGTTTCATCTCGTAGACAGCATCGGTAAAAAAGTACGTGTAGCGACCGAAGTAACCAATGCCATCGGACTGAAGAACGTCACTTTCCGCCATGCGCGCGCAGAAGAGGAGAAACGCACGTTCGACTTTGTTGTCAGCCGTGCCGTGATGCCTTTGACGGATTTAATCAAGATTATCAAAAAGAATATTTCTTCCAAACAGCAAAATGCATTGCCCAACGGGTTAATCTGTCTCAAAGGCGGCGAGCTGGAACACGAGACAATGCCGTTCAAACATAAGACTATGATTCACAGCTTGAGCGATAACTTCGAAGAAGAATTCTTTGAAACCAAAAAAGTGGTATATGTTCCGATTTAA
- a CDS encoding DUF3298 and DUF4163 domain-containing protein — protein sequence MKKQYVSLLAIILSVSGFLFSCHDKMNKNTGALQFDSIQVNKTAHLFNDTAKPACNIIINFAYPVKSSDDMLKDSLNAYFISACFGDKYIGEKPEEVIKQYTENYVSEYRRDLEPMYTEDEKDKEDEASIGAWYSYYKGIESHVQLYEKDLLVYRIDYNEYTGGAHGIYMTTYLNMDLTLMRPLRLDDIFVGDYKDSLTDLIWNQLMADNKVTTHEALEDMGYASTGDITPTENFYLSKEGITFYYNVYDITPYSMGPVKVTIPFPMMEHLLGSNPILGELKD from the coding sequence ATGAAAAAACAATATGTCAGCCTGCTTGCTATTATACTTTCGGTAAGCGGCTTTTTGTTTTCTTGTCATGACAAGATGAACAAAAATACAGGTGCGTTGCAGTTCGATAGTATTCAGGTGAATAAGACGGCACACCTGTTCAACGATACAGCCAAACCGGCTTGTAATATTATTATCAATTTTGCCTATCCCGTCAAGTCATCGGATGATATGCTGAAAGACAGTTTGAATGCTTATTTCATTTCTGCCTGTTTCGGTGATAAGTACATCGGGGAAAAACCGGAAGAAGTGATAAAACAATATACGGAAAATTATGTCAGCGAGTATCGCCGTGACTTGGAGCCGATGTACACTGAAGACGAAAAAGACAAAGAAGACGAAGCTTCCATCGGTGCCTGGTATTCTTATTATAAGGGTATCGAAAGCCACGTGCAACTGTATGAGAAAGACTTGCTTGTATATCGTATCGACTATAATGAATACACCGGTGGTGCACACGGCATCTATATGACAACTTACCTGAATATGGATCTTACACTGATGCGCCCACTTCGTCTTGATGACATTTTCGTCGGAGATTACAAAGACTCATTGACCGACCTCATTTGGAACCAGCTCATGGCTGACAACAAAGTGACAACTCATGAAGCTTTGGAAGATATGGGATATGCTTCGACCGGTGACATCACTCCGACCGAGAATTTCTATCTGAGCAAAGAAGGTATTACCTTCTATTATAATGTATATGACATTACTCCCTATTCTATGGGACCCGTAAAGGTGACAATTCCATTCCCTATGATGGAACACCTTCTCGGCAGCAACCCGATTTTGGGAGAGCTGAAAGATTAA
- a CDS encoding YecH family metal-binding protein, with translation MEQLHAHEVLHMMEGNSYSESSLRAAIIEKFGGQQHFYTCSAEDMDVDTLIEFLKMKGKFMPTEDGFTVDITKVCNH, from the coding sequence ATGGAACAATTACATGCTCATGAAGTCCTTCATATGATGGAAGGAAATAGCTACTCGGAATCATCATTGCGAGCAGCAATCATTGAAAAGTTTGGTGGACAACAACACTTCTACACTTGTTCGGCAGAAGATATGGATGTAGATACCCTTATAGAGTTCCTTAAGATGAAGGGAAAATTCATGCCTACCGAAGATGGATTTACCGTAGATATAACGAAGGTTTGCAACCACTGA
- a CDS encoding TonB-dependent receptor: MKYMIIGLFLLFAGNMHAQVHGTVKDNTGEVVPGANVFWMNTGQGVTTKEDGSFSIAKPSKSHMLIVSFIGFQNDTIHVNGRNQKLDIVLRDGVELNEVNVVSRRLGTMKLRNSVMNEDMISSAELSRAACCNLGESFVTNPSVDVSYSDAATGAKQIKLLGLSGTYVQMLTENIPNYRGAAAPYGLGYVPGPWMQSIQVSKGTSSVKNGYEAITGQINVEFKKPQLPEADWVSANLFASTTNRYEANADATLKISKRWSTSLLAHYENETKAHDGNDDGFVDIPQVEQYNVWNRWAYMGDHYVFQAGIKALSETRTSGQANHGGMHFDNPYKVNIDTERYEFFTKNAYIFNKEKNTNLALILSASLHNQDANYGLKLYNVDQTNVYASLMFETEFNKQNSFSAGLSFNYDAYDQHYRLANNADDTPLKAFEKEAVPGAYVQYTLNLNDQWMLMAGLRGDYSNEHGFFVTPRAHLKYNPNEYINFRLSAGKGYRTNHVLAENNYLLSSSRKVEIAKNLDMEEAWNYGASVSTYIPIFGKTLNINAEYYYTDFLKQVVVDMDSNPHGVSFYNLDGRSYSHVFQVEASYPFFKGFTLTGAYRLTDAQTTYKGQRMERPLTSKYKGLLTASYQTPLGIWQFDATLQLNGGGRMPSPYELGDGQLSWNRRYGSFEQLSLQVTRYFRRWSIYVGGENLTNFKQKNPIIDAANPWGDNFDSTMIWGPMHGAKAYIGLRFNLARNSE; the protein is encoded by the coding sequence ATGAAATATATGATAATAGGACTGTTCCTGTTGTTTGCCGGCAATATGCATGCGCAAGTACATGGAACAGTAAAAGATAATACCGGGGAAGTTGTTCCCGGAGCAAACGTATTCTGGATGAATACGGGACAAGGCGTGACTACTAAGGAAGACGGAAGCTTTTCTATCGCCAAACCTTCCAAAAGCCATATGCTGATAGTCAGCTTTATCGGTTTTCAGAACGATACGATTCATGTGAACGGTAGGAATCAGAAGTTGGATATTGTGCTTCGCGATGGGGTGGAGCTGAATGAAGTAAATGTAGTCAGTCGAAGACTGGGGACAATGAAACTACGCAACAGCGTTATGAATGAAGATATGATAAGCAGTGCCGAGTTGAGTAGAGCCGCTTGTTGTAACTTGGGAGAGAGTTTCGTGACAAATCCCTCGGTCGATGTGAGTTATTCCGATGCAGCAACGGGAGCCAAGCAAATCAAATTGTTGGGACTGTCCGGCACTTATGTGCAGATGCTGACGGAGAATATTCCGAACTATCGCGGGGCTGCTGCTCCTTATGGTTTAGGTTATGTTCCCGGTCCATGGATGCAGAGCATACAGGTTTCCAAAGGAACTTCTTCCGTGAAGAATGGCTATGAAGCCATTACAGGGCAGATTAACGTCGAATTTAAGAAACCCCAATTGCCGGAAGCCGACTGGGTATCCGCCAATCTTTTCGCAAGCACTACCAATCGTTACGAAGCCAATGCGGATGCTACGCTGAAAATCTCCAAACGTTGGAGCACCTCTCTGCTGGCACATTATGAAAACGAGACGAAAGCTCACGATGGTAATGACGACGGATTTGTAGATATTCCGCAGGTAGAGCAATATAATGTGTGGAACCGATGGGCGTATATGGGCGACCATTATGTCTTTCAGGCAGGTATCAAAGCCCTTTCCGAAACACGTACCAGCGGACAAGCCAATCATGGCGGAATGCATTTCGACAATCCTTATAAAGTGAACATTGATACGGAACGCTATGAATTCTTCACCAAGAACGCCTATATATTTAATAAGGAGAAGAATACCAACCTGGCTTTGATTCTCTCTGCCAGTTTACATAATCAGGATGCTAATTACGGACTGAAGCTCTATAACGTAGACCAAACCAATGTCTACGCTTCATTGATGTTCGAAACGGAGTTCAATAAACAGAACAGCTTCTCCGCAGGATTAAGTTTCAATTATGATGCTTACGACCAACACTATCGTTTGGCAAACAATGCGGATGACACTCCTCTCAAAGCCTTTGAGAAAGAAGCCGTTCCCGGAGCTTACGTGCAGTACACTTTGAACCTGAATGACCAATGGATGCTGATGGCAGGTCTTCGCGGAGATTATAGCAACGAACATGGCTTCTTTGTAACCCCCCGTGCGCACCTTAAATACAATCCTAATGAATATATAAACTTCCGTCTCTCTGCCGGAAAAGGCTACCGGACAAATCATGTATTGGCGGAAAATAACTATCTGCTTTCCAGCAGCCGTAAAGTGGAGATTGCAAAGAACCTGGATATGGAAGAAGCATGGAACTATGGCGCAAGTGTGTCTACCTACATCCCGATATTCGGTAAAACATTGAATATTAATGCCGAATACTACTATACGGACTTCCTGAAACAAGTTGTGGTAGATATGGATAGCAATCCCCATGGAGTATCTTTCTATAACCTGGATGGTCGTTCATATTCGCACGTATTCCAAGTGGAAGCGAGCTATCCGTTCTTCAAAGGATTCACTCTGACAGGCGCTTACCGCTTGACGGATGCGCAAACCACCTACAAAGGCCAGCGAATGGAAAGACCTTTGACCAGCAAATACAAAGGATTACTGACTGCATCTTACCAAACTCCGTTGGGAATCTGGCAATTTGACGCAACGCTGCAATTGAATGGCGGTGGCAGAATGCCTTCTCCTTACGAACTTGGAGACGGGCAACTGTCATGGAATCGCCGTTATGGCAGCTTTGAGCAACTAAGCCTGCAAGTAACCCGCTATTTCCGTCGCTGGTCTATCTACGTAGGCGGCGAGAACCTGACAAACTTCAAACAGAAGAACCCGATTATCGACGCAGCAAATCCTTGGGGAGATAACTTTGATTCCACCATGATATGGGGACCGATGCACGGTGCAAAGGCGTATATCGGACTGCGTTTCAACTTGGCTAGAAACAGTGAATAA